The Sphingomonas sanxanigenens DSM 19645 = NX02 genome includes a region encoding these proteins:
- a CDS encoding glycosyl hydrolase family 95 catalytic domain-containing protein encodes MSRRETMTGMLALSLLPALAARSAHAATRAGTAGATKSLLFDAPAAKWLEALPVGNGRVGAMVFGGIGTERIQLNHIELWSGRTVEDNPATTRAALPEVRRLLFAGDRAAADALAQAQMMAPLKTEDYGSYQMLGDLTLRFAHGDRATGYLRALDMATAQARTSYQIGGARYTRTVLASFPDKALLIRLETTAKDGMSLAIELSRGQDATVSRAGDIVTLAGKPTPHGTAFCARLACAVEGGGVEPSETGFEVRNAKVVILRLTAATDLIEADPAGQSLAALKAARARSWQQLLDSQQRDHRALFDAIDLALATEPAPPLAAERLTATGGPAQAALIETHFNFGRYLLISSARPGSLPPNLQGLWADGFSPPWSADYHININIQMNFWPAEPCGLGALHASLFDYAERLKPFGEKTAQIAYGARGAVAHYTTNPWGHTALDGRIQYGLWPEGLAWLSLHYWEHYLYSGDTRFLRDRALPFLKSCAAFTLDYLVAHPRTGKLVSGPAGSPENSYLLPDGKAGFLDMGCTMAQSMAFTVLRFTADAARILGTEAALAERCEAAIARLQRMRIGTDGRILEWSEPLPEAEPGHRHISHLFGLHPGIEIDPLETPDLAEAARKVIAGRLAHGGGHTGWSAAWLTIFHARLGDGDGALAMFTKLLQHSTAENLFDTHPAGKSAIFQIDGNLGATAATIEMLMQSHGGRLRLLPALPAAWAKGSLKGARARGGLVVDLDWDAGKLSTLTLRPQRDVAYRIVLPEGSAVAALTSGGKRVPIDGVVQLEAGRVYTL; translated from the coding sequence ATGTCCCGTCGCGAAACGATGACCGGTATGCTCGCGCTCAGCCTGCTGCCGGCGCTGGCCGCGCGCAGCGCCCATGCCGCAACCCGCGCCGGGACCGCGGGTGCGACCAAATCGCTGCTGTTCGATGCGCCCGCCGCGAAATGGCTGGAGGCGCTGCCGGTGGGCAATGGCCGTGTCGGCGCGATGGTGTTCGGCGGCATCGGCACCGAGCGGATCCAGCTGAACCATATCGAGCTGTGGTCCGGGCGCACGGTGGAGGACAATCCCGCCACGACGCGCGCGGCCCTCCCCGAGGTGCGGCGCCTGCTGTTCGCCGGGGACCGCGCCGCCGCCGACGCGCTGGCGCAGGCACAGATGATGGCGCCGCTCAAGACGGAGGATTATGGCAGCTACCAGATGCTGGGCGACCTGACCCTGCGCTTCGCGCATGGCGATCGGGCGACCGGGTATCTGCGCGCTCTCGACATGGCGACCGCGCAGGCGCGCACCAGCTATCAGATCGGCGGCGCGCGCTATACCCGTACCGTGCTCGCCTCGTTCCCCGACAAGGCGCTGCTGATCCGGCTGGAAACGACCGCGAAAGACGGCATGTCGCTGGCGATCGAGCTGTCGCGCGGGCAGGATGCCACGGTCTCGCGCGCGGGCGACATCGTCACCCTCGCCGGCAAGCCGACGCCGCATGGCACTGCCTTCTGCGCGCGCCTGGCCTGCGCGGTGGAGGGGGGCGGGGTCGAGCCGTCGGAGACCGGGTTCGAGGTGAGGAATGCGAAGGTCGTGATCCTGCGGCTGACCGCGGCGACCGACCTGATCGAAGCCGATCCGGCCGGGCAGAGCCTCGCCGCGCTCAAGGCCGCCCGCGCTCGGTCATGGCAGCAATTGCTCGACAGCCAGCAGCGCGACCATCGCGCGCTGTTCGACGCGATCGATCTGGCGTTGGCGACCGAACCGGCGCCGCCGCTCGCCGCCGAGCGCCTCACCGCCACCGGGGGCCCGGCGCAGGCGGCCTTGATCGAGACGCATTTCAACTTCGGCCGCTATCTGCTGATCTCGTCCGCGCGGCCCGGATCGCTGCCGCCCAACCTGCAGGGACTGTGGGCGGACGGCTTCTCGCCGCCATGGAGCGCCGACTATCATATCAACATCAACATCCAGATGAATTTCTGGCCCGCCGAGCCGTGCGGGCTGGGCGCGCTGCACGCCAGCCTGTTCGACTATGCCGAGCGGCTGAAGCCGTTCGGCGAGAAGACCGCGCAGATCGCCTATGGCGCCCGCGGTGCCGTCGCGCACTACACCACCAATCCGTGGGGCCACACCGCGCTCGACGGGCGCATCCAATATGGGCTGTGGCCGGAGGGGCTGGCGTGGCTCTCGCTCCATTATTGGGAGCATTATCTCTATTCGGGCGACACCCGGTTCCTGCGCGACCGCGCCCTGCCCTTCCTCAAATCCTGCGCCGCATTCACGCTCGACTATCTCGTCGCGCATCCGCGCACCGGCAAACTCGTCTCCGGCCCCGCCGGTTCTCCGGAGAACAGCTATTTGCTGCCGGACGGCAAGGCTGGCTTTCTCGACATGGGCTGCACGATGGCGCAGTCGATGGCGTTCACCGTGCTGCGCTTTACCGCGGACGCCGCGCGCATCCTCGGCACCGAAGCGGCGTTGGCGGAGCGCTGCGAAGCCGCGATCGCCCGCCTCCAGCGCATGCGGATCGGCACCGATGGCCGCATCCTCGAATGGAGCGAGCCGCTGCCCGAGGCCGAACCGGGCCACCGCCACATCTCGCATCTGTTCGGGCTGCACCCCGGCATCGAGATCGACCCGCTCGAAACCCCCGATCTGGCCGAAGCGGCGCGCAAGGTGATCGCGGGGCGGCTTGCCCATGGCGGCGGCCATACCGGCTGGAGCGCGGCGTGGCTGACGATCTTCCACGCGCGGCTGGGCGACGGCGACGGCGCGCTGGCGATGTTCACCAAATTGCTCCAGCATTCGACCGCGGAGAACCTGTTCGACACCCATCCGGCGGGCAAGAGCGCGATCTTCCAGATCGACGGCAATCTCGGCGCCACCGCGGCGACGATCGAGATGCTGATGCAGAGCCATGGCGGCCGCCTGCGGCTGCTGCCTGCGCTGCCCGCGGCGTGGGCCAAGGGATCGCTGAAGGGCGCGCGTGCGCGGGGCGGGCTGGTCGTGGATCTCGACTGGGACGCGGGGAAGCTGAGCACGCTCACGCTGCGGCCGCAGCGGGATGTCGCGTATCGGATCGTGCTGCCGGAAGGGTCGGCGGTGGCGGCGTTGACGAGCGGTGGAAAGCGCGTGCCGATCGACGGCGTCGTGCAGCTGGAGGCGGGGCGCGTCTATACGCTCTGA
- a CDS encoding DUF6491 family protein → MRLGWVLLAAATAVSACSAAQAPVAGGRGPQCFYPSQIGGFQPAGDDRAIVRVGFRQAWELTLSPGCPSIDWATNIILRPRGGERVCPGRPVDMLVPEAGGRAYRRCLANDVRRLSNEEMAKAFGTAKE, encoded by the coding sequence ATGCGGCTCGGCTGGGTTCTGCTTGCGGCGGCAACGGCCGTATCGGCCTGCAGTGCGGCACAGGCGCCGGTCGCCGGCGGCCGCGGCCCCCAATGCTTCTACCCCTCGCAGATTGGCGGTTTCCAGCCGGCGGGCGATGACCGCGCGATCGTTCGCGTCGGATTCCGGCAGGCGTGGGAACTCACGCTCTCACCCGGTTGCCCGAGCATCGACTGGGCCACCAACATCATATTGCGCCCGCGCGGCGGCGAACGGGTCTGCCCCGGCCGGCCGGTCGACATGCTCGTGCCGGAAGCGGGCGGGCGGGCGTATCGGCGCTGTCTGGCGAATGACGTGCGGCGGCTGTCGAACGAAGAAATGGCGAAGGCGTTCGGGACGGCGAAGGAGTAA